One stretch of Tepiditoga spiralis DNA includes these proteins:
- a CDS encoding metal-sensitive transcriptional regulator, which yields MSKKDIINRLRRVEGQVRGLQKMIEEERTCSDILTQLSAVSGALQKIGELTMKEYTKGCIMEYEQNHNEDLLNDLIETISKFKKI from the coding sequence TTGTCAAAGAAGGATATTATAAACAGATTAAGAAGAGTTGAAGGTCAAGTGAGAGGTCTTCAAAAGATGATAGAAGAGGAAAGAACGTGTTCTGATATATTAACTCAACTTTCAGCAGTTAGTGGAGCTCTTCAAAAAATTGGAGAATTAACTATGAAAGAGTATACAAAGGGTTGCATTATGGAATACGAACAAAATCACAATGAAGATCTTTTAAATGATTTAATTGAAACGATTTCAAAGTTTAAAAAAATATAA
- a CDS encoding S41 family peptidase: MSRKVKKIISVFLIVGVAATSWVFGNSDKRSIEDIYYNQYREPIVRMLAYINQYYYGKDDVDYSKILDSLLKGMVDGIGDPFAWYFDARQTTENHIDETGKYGGLGITVRYDSPTKSIVIVSPMYGTPAEKAGLMANDYIISVDGSPVSETGYMKAIDRMRGKPGTPVKIKVIREGWKKAKEIEIVRALIETKTVKYTTFEKDSEKIGYIRLTNFGDKSDVEMNNALKDLSTKNINGLILDLRNNPGGLLHIAINIASMYIKNDVIVYLKYSDGSEETTTPIPGKYFDFLNGLPITVLVNKGSASASEILTGALKDNKIATIIGGTTYGKAAVQRPFTFPNGGEAWIPIGHYFTPNKIDIHLKGIEPNIKIDNPVKEVKSSIDIEKEKNEALNQTTNKVYLNFKNDLQLNKAIEVILEKLGEKVN; this comes from the coding sequence GTGAGTAGAAAAGTTAAAAAAATTATATCTGTTTTTTTAATAGTTGGCGTAGCTGCAACCAGCTGGGTTTTTGGTAATTCTGATAAGCGCTCTATAGAAGATATATATTATAATCAATATAGAGAACCTATTGTAAGAATGCTTGCTTATATAAATCAATATTATTATGGTAAAGATGATGTTGATTATTCAAAAATTTTAGATTCTCTTTTAAAAGGTATGGTTGATGGTATCGGTGATCCTTTTGCATGGTATTTTGATGCAAGACAAACAACAGAAAACCATATAGATGAAACTGGTAAATATGGTGGATTAGGTATTACAGTAAGATATGATTCTCCTACAAAATCCATTGTTATAGTTAGTCCTATGTATGGTACTCCTGCAGAAAAAGCTGGATTAATGGCTAATGATTATATAATATCAGTTGACGGTTCTCCTGTATCAGAAACTGGGTATATGAAAGCAATAGATAGAATGAGAGGTAAGCCTGGAACTCCTGTAAAGATTAAGGTTATTAGAGAAGGGTGGAAAAAAGCAAAAGAAATTGAAATAGTTAGAGCTTTAATAGAAACAAAGACCGTAAAATATACAACCTTTGAAAAAGATTCTGAAAAAATTGGTTATATAAGATTAACAAATTTTGGAGATAAAAGCGATGTTGAAATGAATAATGCTCTAAAAGATTTATCAACTAAAAATATAAATGGATTAATATTAGATTTAAGAAATAATCCTGGAGGACTTTTACACATAGCCATAAATATAGCTTCAATGTACATTAAAAATGATGTAATTGTTTATTTAAAGTATAGTGACGGCTCAGAAGAAACAACAACACCTATACCAGGAAAATATTTTGACTTTTTAAATGGATTACCTATTACAGTTTTAGTAAATAAAGGTTCTGCATCAGCTTCTGAAATTTTAACGGGAGCTTTAAAAGATAATAAAATAGCAACAATAATTGGTGGAACAACTTATGGTAAAGCAGCTGTACAAAGACCATTTACATTTCCAAATGGTGGTGAAGCTTGGATACCAATAGGTCATTATTTTACACCAAATAAAATAGATATTCACTTAAAAGGAATTGAACCTAACATTAAAATAGATAATCCTGTTAAAGAAGTAAAATCATCTATTGATATAGAAAAAGAAAAAAATGAAGCTTTAAATCAAACAACAAATAAAGTTTATTTAAACTTTAAAAATGATTTACAATTAAATAAAGCAATAGAAGTTATTTTAGAAAAATTAGGTGAAAAAGTAAATTGA
- a CDS encoding efflux RND transporter permease subunit, translating to MKDFYFNFTNFILKNSKKIILIVAVLTAILGYFSTKIGVDSNMFRMLPKNHPILKEYNKEQKLMDTNEIMVTVFYLNDNIKPLEIAQYFSDEMNKISSFSGFTTDINFLLSYGFLYLDNTSLIQSISDSVNNITKTISRSNALDFKTMQYLDKAIGNVYELENNLKKNNSENILKSYYIISPDKKIMLMGVSFTTPTSNLSFVSKIVPKTKSILKKINSKFNIKTGLTGSYITEYESNKSVSEDFKLTSVITILSILILFFISFGDIIVTLIVFASLGISFLLTMGITQIMFKELNIITNFMAAVVLGLGIDYGIHIVTRIINEIKSGNSFEKSLEITYETALLPLFFSLLTTVAVFLSLVIMGLPAFTEMAFISSIGLIVFFCIMLFFVPSVIYLIKNKLKINNFIEKINKVFKLLSIFIPNHSKKIKYIIYPFLVFFVIIGFYNTSNFFYTAPGLIPKNSESVIVGNDIVKHMGKVDLFDDLKYKISVDDDVDKIEQKLLSSGVIKNAQSLSDIIEKQIGDFSTLKSRVTDLSQMINNPLAVPILKKYNMYSDSLKLIEISAKSKDLYQFSLNSLDIIPSQFKSNFLIEDNGKKYMLLNIKPAFNLWKNNGIKIFYEKLGKDGNNVLNTTKTIYKLMKLVKEKFIAPVIIAFILIAFLTYISRKSFVETFQTFVGLLFVALSTFGIVYFFNIRMTFITMLTFPLIFGIGADGFIHIFHAIDEDKQHYWQTLKSVTLSFATSILSFLSFQVARGDLLKQFSLSMVIGILLTWIFTVILIPTIKFKTIKKFYKKLDKTLVNKKLSKNK from the coding sequence TTGAAAGATTTTTATTTTAATTTTACAAATTTTATATTAAAAAATTCAAAAAAAATTATCTTAATTGTTGCTGTTCTAACAGCAATTTTAGGTTATTTTTCTACAAAAATAGGCGTTGATTCAAATATGTTTAGAATGCTTCCTAAAAATCATCCTATTTTAAAAGAATATAATAAGGAACAAAAACTCATGGACACAAATGAAATAATGGTAACTGTCTTTTATTTAAATGATAATATAAAACCACTTGAAATCGCTCAATATTTTTCAGATGAAATGAACAAAATATCTTCTTTTTCAGGATTTACAACTGATATAAATTTTTTATTATCTTATGGTTTTTTATACTTAGATAATACTTCTTTAATTCAAAGTATATCCGATAGTGTGAACAATATAACTAAAACTATCTCTCGTTCAAATGCTTTAGACTTTAAAACTATGCAATACTTAGACAAAGCAATAGGAAATGTTTATGAACTTGAAAATAATTTAAAAAAGAATAATTCTGAAAACATATTAAAATCTTACTACATAATTTCTCCAGATAAAAAAATAATGCTTATGGGTGTTTCTTTTACAACACCCACATCAAATTTGAGTTTTGTAAGTAAAATTGTGCCTAAAACAAAAAGTATATTAAAAAAAATAAATAGCAAATTTAATATAAAAACTGGTTTAACTGGAAGTTATATTACAGAATATGAATCAAACAAATCAGTTTCTGAAGATTTTAAACTTACTTCTGTAATAACTATACTTTCTATTTTAATACTTTTTTTCATTTCATTTGGAGATATAATTGTTACTTTAATTGTTTTTGCTTCACTTGGAATATCTTTTTTATTAACTATGGGTATAACACAAATTATGTTCAAAGAATTAAATATAATTACAAATTTTATGGCTGCTGTAGTTTTAGGATTAGGTATTGACTATGGAATTCATATTGTTACAAGAATAATAAATGAAATTAAGTCTGGAAATTCTTTTGAAAAATCTCTTGAAATAACTTATGAAACAGCGCTTTTACCACTGTTTTTTAGTCTTTTAACAACTGTTGCCGTATTCTTATCATTAGTTATTATGGGGTTACCTGCATTTACTGAAATGGCTTTTATAAGTAGCATTGGATTAATTGTATTTTTTTGTATAATGTTATTTTTTGTTCCTTCTGTAATTTATTTGATAAAAAATAAATTAAAAATAAATAATTTTATTGAAAAAATAAATAAAGTATTTAAATTATTGAGTATATTTATTCCAAATCATTCAAAAAAAATAAAATATATAATTTATCCATTTCTTGTTTTTTTTGTCATAATTGGTTTTTATAACACTTCAAACTTTTTCTACACGGCACCTGGTCTTATTCCAAAAAATTCAGAATCTGTAATAGTTGGAAATGACATAGTTAAACATATGGGTAAAGTTGATTTATTTGATGATTTAAAATATAAAATTTCTGTTGATGATGATGTTGATAAAATAGAACAAAAGCTTTTATCCAGCGGTGTAATCAAAAACGCTCAAAGTTTATCAGATATAATAGAAAAACAAATAGGTGATTTTTCCACTCTAAAATCTCGTGTAACTGACTTATCTCAAATGATAAATAATCCATTAGCTGTACCTATTTTAAAAAAATATAATATGTATTCTGATAGTTTAAAACTAATTGAAATATCTGCAAAATCAAAAGATTTATATCAATTTTCATTAAATTCACTTGATATAATTCCATCACAATTTAAATCAAATTTTTTAATTGAAGATAATGGAAAAAAATATATGTTATTAAATATAAAACCAGCATTTAATTTATGGAAAAATAATGGTATAAAAATTTTTTATGAAAAACTTGGAAAAGATGGAAACAATGTATTAAATACTACAAAAACTATTTATAAATTAATGAAATTAGTAAAAGAAAAATTTATAGCTCCTGTAATAATTGCTTTTATATTAATAGCATTTTTAACTTACATATCAAGAAAAAGTTTTGTAGAAACATTCCAAACATTTGTAGGATTACTCTTTGTTGCTCTATCTACTTTTGGTATTGTTTATTTTTTTAATATACGAATGACATTTATAACTATGCTAACATTTCCATTGATTTTTGGAATTGGGGCAGATGGATTTATTCATATATTCCATGCTATTGATGAAGATAAACAGCATTATTGGCAAACTTTAAAATCTGTCACTTTATCATTTGCAACTTCCATTTTATCTTTTTTGAGTTTTCAAGTTGCTCGTGGTGATTTATTAAAACAATTTAGTTTAAGTATGGTTATAGGAATACTTTTAACGTGGATATTTACAGTAATTCTAATACCTACAATTAAGTTTAAAACAATCAAAAAATTCTATAAAAAATTGGATAAAACGCTCGTTAACAAAAAGTTATCAAAAAACAAATAA
- a CDS encoding SLC13 family permease: MLSLLIIIFIIFLSFKKIPLWKSMFFSSIILLVLKQINLKEAILSINFEIIIFLIFMFIIGESMIQSGYIEHLSFIVFKHTKTTKSIVFNLIFIMGFMSAIMMNDTVAIIGTPLVLHLSKKFNIKSEILLFTLAFSVTTGSVFSPIGNPQNLIIAHYLNKPFITFIKFLFIPTIINLFFLYFIVLIFYHKDLNKKIIHISDPIKKNKLFFYSRISFILILLLTFIKIIFSFYGINFKLVYISIIASFPLISNFKFLIKKIDWKTIIFFISMFIVMKSVGNSGIFQTFISKNISIPLIMLLSIIVSQFISNVPLVTLFAPLLSISHIKLMALASGSTIAGNLLILGAASNIIILQVAQKNKESFNSFKFFKIGLIITIFNIITFLSFFAINKFI; the protein is encoded by the coding sequence ATGCTATCTTTATTAATTATAATTTTTATAATATTTTTATCTTTTAAAAAAATTCCTTTATGGAAATCAATGTTCTTTAGTTCTATTATTTTATTAGTATTAAAACAAATAAATTTAAAAGAAGCCATACTTTCAATAAATTTTGAAATTATAATTTTTTTAATTTTTATGTTTATAATAGGTGAATCAATGATTCAAAGTGGATATATTGAACATTTATCTTTTATAGTTTTTAAACATACAAAAACTACAAAATCTATTGTCTTTAATTTAATATTTATAATGGGATTTATGTCTGCAATAATGATGAATGACACTGTTGCAATTATTGGAACTCCACTTGTTTTACACTTATCAAAAAAATTTAATATAAAAAGTGAAATACTATTATTTACTCTTGCCTTTTCTGTAACAACAGGAAGTGTTTTTAGCCCCATTGGAAATCCTCAAAATTTAATAATAGCCCATTATTTAAATAAACCTTTTATAACTTTTATAAAATTCTTATTCATTCCAACTATAATAAACTTATTTTTTCTTTATTTTATAGTATTAATATTTTATCATAAAGATTTGAATAAAAAAATTATACATATAAGTGATCCTATAAAAAAAAATAAATTATTTTTTTATTCAAGAATATCATTCATTTTAATTTTATTACTTACTTTTATTAAAATCATTTTTTCTTTTTATGGTATTAATTTTAAATTAGTATATATTTCTATAATTGCTTCATTTCCTTTAATTTCAAACTTTAAATTTCTAATAAAAAAAATAGATTGGAAAACTATAATATTTTTTATTTCAATGTTTATTGTTATGAAAAGCGTTGGAAATAGTGGTATCTTTCAAACATTTATATCAAAAAATATTAGTATTCCATTAATCATGCTATTAAGTATCATTGTAAGTCAATTTATATCAAATGTTCCTCTCGTAACACTGTTTGCTCCATTATTGAGCATATCACATATAAAGCTAATGGCTTTAGCATCTGGAAGTACAATTGCTGGGAATTTACTGATATTGGGTGCAGCGAGCAATATTATAATACTTCAAGTTGCGCAAAAAAATAAAGAATCATTTAATTCTTTTAAATTTTTTAAAATAGGTTTAATCATAACTATTTTTAATATAATTACTTTTTTATCTTTTTTTGCTATAAATAAATTTATTTAA
- a CDS encoding AAA family ATPase, with protein sequence MKKVPYGLQNFEDLILENYYYVDKTKYIEVLENMPEKYISFLRPRKFGKSLWLDTISKYYDVKYSDKFDTIFKDLYIQKHPTPKKSSYHILEFNFSGLNTDSKEELKFDFNSEVYRKISKFISNYKLNIKLIENINEPSTLFRDFLNKYEELNLKTKIYLLIDEYDHFANELLSFKLDEFKNIVSKTGFVRKFYEVIKEGTRSVIDRLFITGVAPITLDSLTSGFNISKNMSTTLELNEMMGFTESEVKDILKEYQINDYILQDMKFSYNGYMFNERASEKVYNSDMVLYFISEYNREKRKPKDVIDMNIASDYKKIQNLFKLGEVVGINNIDNEKEAIGNLLNEILMTDKTEIEELTRAFNLERKMEIDDVKTLLFYLGFLTIESKGFVMNLKIPNYSIKKIYSEYFLEMIKTRAKNYIDTGKIKIAIRKLLVDGNINSLASEIEDVLKKLSDRDFQSFSEKHIKMLLFSYLILTPWAYVKSEYPVEGGYIDLAMFKRYEEVPYNAIIELKYIKKKDYTEKVYQEKIKEAVNQIKRYEKTINKEFNGPLKKVVMVFVGRELKYLDEIE encoded by the coding sequence ATGAAAAAAGTGCCATATGGACTTCAAAATTTTGAAGATTTAATATTGGAAAATTATTATTATGTAGATAAAACTAAATATATAGAAGTATTAGAAAATATGCCTGAAAAATATATATCATTTTTAAGACCAAGAAAGTTTGGTAAGAGTTTGTGGCTAGATACTATAAGTAAATACTATGATGTTAAATATTCAGATAAGTTTGATACTATCTTTAAAGATTTGTACATTCAAAAACATCCAACACCTAAAAAGAGTAGTTATCATATTTTAGAGTTTAATTTTTCTGGATTGAATACAGACAGTAAAGAAGAGTTGAAATTTGACTTTAATTCAGAAGTTTATAGAAAAATTTCTAAATTTATATCTAATTATAAATTGAATATAAAATTAATTGAAAATATAAATGAACCTTCTACATTATTTAGAGATTTTTTAAATAAATATGAAGAATTAAACTTAAAAACAAAAATCTACTTATTAATAGACGAATACGATCACTTTGCAAATGAACTTTTGAGTTTTAAACTCGATGAATTCAAAAATATTGTTAGTAAAACAGGTTTTGTTAGAAAGTTTTATGAAGTAATAAAAGAAGGAACACGATCTGTTATAGACAGACTATTCATAACAGGAGTAGCACCAATAACCTTAGATAGTTTAACGAGTGGATTCAACATCTCAAAAAACATGTCAACAACATTAGAGTTAAATGAAATGATGGGATTCACTGAAAGTGAAGTCAAAGATATTCTCAAAGAGTATCAAATAAATGATTATATTTTACAAGATATGAAGTTTAGCTACAATGGATACATGTTTAATGAACGTGCAAGTGAAAAGGTTTACAACAGCGATATGGTCTTATACTTTATTTCTGAATACAACAGAGAGAAGAGAAAACCAAAAGATGTAATAGATATGAACATAGCAAGTGATTATAAAAAGATTCAAAATTTATTCAAACTTGGTGAAGTTGTTGGAATAAATAATATAGACAATGAAAAAGAAGCAATAGGAAACCTTTTAAATGAAATATTAATGACAGACAAAACAGAAATAGAAGAGTTAACAAGAGCATTTAACCTTGAAAGAAAGATGGAAATAGACGATGTTAAAACCTTACTCTTTTATTTAGGCTTTTTAACAATAGAATCAAAAGGGTTTGTAATGAACTTAAAAATACCAAACTATTCAATAAAAAAGATATACTCAGAATACTTCTTAGAAATGATAAAAACAAGAGCAAAAAACTATATAGATACAGGAAAGATAAAGATAGCAATAAGAAAGTTGTTAGTAGATGGAAATATAAACTCGTTAGCAAGTGAAATAGAAGATGTATTAAAAAAACTATCAGACAGAGACTTTCAAAGCTTTAGTGAAAAGCACATAAAGATGCTACTGTTTAGTTATTTAATCTTAACACCATGGGCATACGTTAAAAGTGAGTATCCAGTAGAAGGAGGATACATAGACTTAGCAATGTTTAAAAGATACGAAGAAGTACCATACAATGCAATAATAGAGTTAAAATACATAAAGAAAAAAGATTATACAGAAAAAGTATATCAAGAAAAGATAAAAGAAGCAGTAAATCAAATAAAGAGATATGAAAAAACCATAAACAAAGAGTTTAATGGACCATTAAAAAAAGTAGTGATGGTCTTTGTTGGCAGAGAGTTAAAGTATCTTGATGAAATTGAATAA
- a CDS encoding ArsR/SmtB family transcription factor: MEDKRIRILKALAHSERLKIIEMLKKEPTCVCEMNEKSNFSQSNISQHLKILRDADLVKYTKDGNKVIYSLANEKLMEVINLITKISNEL, translated from the coding sequence ATGGAAGATAAAAGAATACGTATTTTAAAAGCTCTTGCTCATTCTGAAAGATTAAAAATTATAGAAATGCTAAAAAAAGAACCAACTTGTGTTTGTGAAATGAATGAAAAAAGTAATTTTTCTCAATCAAATATATCTCAGCATTTAAAAATATTGAGAGATGCAGATCTTGTTAAATACACAAAAGACGGAAATAAAGTTATTTATTCTTTAGCTAACGAAAAACTAATGGAAGTAATTAACTTAATTACGAAGATTTCTAACGAATTATAA
- a CDS encoding permease: protein MFVWLDKLITLLVKNFFKLDVNTRVGSSVHFFFYDSIKIIILLSIMIFIISYIRSYFPPEKTKKILEKFSGISGNIMASLLGIVTPFCSCSSVPIFIGFIEAGIPLGVTFSFLITSPIVNEAAFAILLASFGWKIALLYVVSGVVIGVIGGIIIGKLNMEHHVEEYVYNIKMGNTEIEKLNQKQRLSFAWENVYDIVKRIWIFLLIGIGIGALIHGYAPAEFLARTAGPKNPFAVIVSTIVAVPLYSNALGTIPIAEALIGKGVGIGTALAFMMATTALSFPEGVLLRKVIKPKLIATFFIITSISIILTGYMFNVII, encoded by the coding sequence ATGTTTGTGTGGTTAGATAAATTAATTACCCTATTAGTTAAAAATTTCTTTAAATTAGATGTAAACACAAGAGTTGGATCTTCAGTACATTTTTTCTTTTATGATAGTATAAAAATAATAATTTTATTATCTATAATGATTTTTATTATTTCTTATATTAGGTCCTACTTTCCGCCAGAAAAAACCAAAAAAATATTAGAAAAATTTTCTGGTATAAGTGGAAATATAATGGCATCATTACTTGGTATTGTAACTCCATTTTGTTCTTGTTCTTCAGTACCAATTTTTATTGGTTTCATAGAAGCTGGAATTCCTCTTGGAGTAACCTTTTCATTTTTAATTACTTCCCCAATAGTAAATGAAGCAGCATTTGCAATTTTACTTGCATCGTTTGGTTGGAAAATTGCATTGTTATACGTTGTATCTGGAGTAGTTATTGGAGTTATTGGAGGAATAATAATAGGAAAATTAAATATGGAGCATCATGTAGAAGAGTATGTTTATAATATAAAAATGGGAAATACGGAAATTGAAAAATTAAATCAAAAGCAAAGACTGAGCTTTGCGTGGGAAAATGTATACGATATAGTTAAAAGAATTTGGATATTCCTTTTAATAGGTATTGGAATTGGAGCTTTAATTCATGGATATGCTCCTGCAGAATTTTTAGCAAGAACTGCAGGTCCTAAAAATCCATTTGCAGTTATAGTATCTACAATAGTTGCAGTTCCATTATATTCAAATGCGCTTGGAACAATCCCTATAGCAGAAGCTTTAATTGGAAAAGGTGTTGGAATTGGAACTGCTCTTGCATTCATGATGGCAACAACTGCTCTTTCTTTTCCAGAAGGTGTTCTTTTAAGAAAGGTAATAAAACCAAAGTTAATAGCAACTTTTTTTATAATAACTTCAATATCTATAATATTAACTGGTTATATGTTCAACGTAATAATATAA
- a CDS encoding thioredoxin family protein, with protein sequence MKIKILGSGCPNCNRLEKNSIEALKELGKSVEVEHIRDYGEIMSYGVMRTPALVINEKVVIAGRVAKKDEIKDLLK encoded by the coding sequence ATGAAAATAAAGATTTTAGGTAGTGGTTGTCCAAACTGTAATAGATTGGAAAAAAATTCAATTGAAGCTTTAAAAGAATTAGGTAAAAGTGTTGAAGTAGAACATATTAGAGATTATGGTGAAATTATGAGTTATGGGGTAATGAGAACACCAGCTCTTGTTATTAATGAAAAGGTAGTAATAGCTGGAAGAGTTGCTAAAAAAGATGAAATAAAAGATCTATTAAAATAA